The nucleotide sequence TGAGGTAGTGTTTGAGGCTTGTGTCGTGCCAGTTCTCTGAGCGTGGCATCGCCGAAGACCATATACGGTTGAATCCCTTTCTCCCCGGCGATCTGCTTACGCAGTAAGCGCAGGCTTTCGAAGAGATCCTGGTCGACACCTTTCCAGTTTAGTTGGGATAAATCGTTCTTTGGAGCACGATTTGTCTCTGATTTGCTGGTCTCTGTCGTTCGCATCAGCTGCGGAGTGATTTCGCCTTTCAGCAGTTGCCTGCCGGTTTTGGTAATGCGCAGTTGCTGATACTCCGCCGTCTTTGTCAGATATCCCTGGGAGACCAGCTGGTTGATCCAATGTCGAATTGTCGCAAGGCTTTCAGTTTTAAGCAAACCGTAAGTGCTCAACTTGTCATGTCCGTTTGCCAGTACTTTTTTATCTTTCGAGCCTTTCAGGACGGCAGCGGTGTAGGAAGCCCCAAAATTCTGATCCTGTCTGAAAATGGATGACAGGATTTTTTGTCCGATGACCTGGGCGTCTTCGACTTTCTGAAAGTCACCACGACAGAGATCGCAGCCGGTTTCGCAGTCCTGTTCCAGGTCCTGTCCGAAGTGCTGCATCAGGTAACGGTGCCGACAGTCAAATGCATGACAGTAATTCTGCATGGCCTGCAGCGATTGCAGAGCGCTTGCCTTTGATTCATCAGGCTGGTCTTCCAGGATCCGCTTCCAGATCATCGCGTCCTGTTCCGAATAGAGCAGAACGCACTCTGCTTCCAGGCCATCCCGCCCTGCCCGACCACTTTCCTGCTGATAGTTTTCCAGAGACTTGGGTAAGCCGGCATGAATCACATAGCGCACGTTGGGCTTGTCGATTCCCATGCCGAATGCAATCGTGGCGACGATAACATCGACCCGGTCCTGAATAAAGGCTTCCTGATTGGCGGCCCGTTCTCTATCCTCTAACCCCGCGTGGTAGGGGCGTGTTTCATAACCGGCGTCGTTCAGAGATTCACTCAACGATTCCACATCGGCGCGGGAAATACAGTAGATCACACCGGGTTCTCCGGGATGACGATCCAGTACCGCGCAGACCTGATTGAAGCGGTCAGCGCGTCGTGCGACGGAGTAAGTCAGGTTAGGACGATCGAAGGAACCGATCAGGATTTCGGGAGTTTTTAACCCCAGTTGTACGGCGATATCGGAGCGAACTTCTTCAGTCGCAGTTGCTGTATAAGCATGAATGCCACACTGGGGGAAGATGTTTTTCAATTCAGACAGTTCACGATAATGCGGGCGAAAGTCGTGTCCCCACATGCTGACGCAGTGTGCTTCGTCGATGACAATATAAGTCAGGTTGATCTCTGCCAGCAGGCAGAGCATGTTTTCGAGCATCAGCCGTTCGGGGGCGACATACAGGAGTTTGATCTTGCCGGCCCGGACATCGCGCAGGACCTGACGCGATTCTTCCTGGTCCAGGGAACTGTTGAGGCAGGCTGCGGAGATACCACATACGCGAAGTGCATCGACCTGATCTTTCATCAGCGAGATCAGGGGGCTGACTACGACGGCCGTCCCTTCCCTGCAGAGTGCAGGAGCCTGGTAGCAGAGCGATTTTCCTCCGCCTGTCGGGAGTACGACCAACGAATCCCGGTCGTCCAGGACAGCGGTCATGGCTTCCTGCTGCAGAGGACGGAACTCCGCGTAGCCCCAGTATTCGTGCAGCACATCCAGTAAAGCGTCATCCATTCCAGCGCGGGTCATTTTCAATTCCGTATAATCTATATCGTCTGATTCAGGCAGTCAGCGTGTCGATACATATCGTAACGGGTTGCGCAGAAAAGCTAAAGGATGGAATTTGACAGCTCTGAAAAGGTGCTTAAAACACTTCAGGCAGCGGGTCGTAACCATCTACCAGATAATGGGGACGCCCAGAGAGATCGTGGATGGGAGCGGTGTTGTAATCAATGCCCAGATGACGATAGAGCGTAGCGAAGACTTCGCCGAAGTGGATCGGGCGATCAGCGACCTGGGCTCCCAGTCGATCGGTGCTGCCGATGACCTGACCGGTTTTAAAACCGCCGCCAGCCAGCAGTCCGCCACCCACAGCGGGCCAGTGATCGCGTCCGCCATCTTTATTGATTTTGGGAGTCCGGCCAAATTCGCCCCATGCGACGACCGCGACGTCATCCGCCATCCCCCGTTCGTGGAGGTCTTCGATTAACGTAGCTAATCCCTGGTCAAACTGTGGGAGATGAGTGTTTTTTAAGCCGCCAAAATTGTTACTGTGGAAATCCCAGCGACCGAAATTGAGGGTCACAATCCGGGCACCCGCTTCAACCAGCCGCCGTGCCATCAGGAAATGTTCCAGGTTTCTCGGGGCACCATCACCGAAATTTTTCGGATCCCCTTTACCGTAGCGTTCGCGGACGGCAGGATCTTCCTGCGAGAGATCAAGCGCATTAACCAGTCGATTGGATGTCAGGATATTGAACACCTGCTGATTCATGTCGTCCATGCCCTGCATGGAACCGCTGGCGTCGGCTTCGCGTTTGAACTGGTCAAAGGAAGCGAGTAGTTGTTTGCGGTCATTCAGACGTGATTCATCAATTCCGTTCAGAACCATATTCTTGCGCGAAGGGCCTGAAGGACGAAACGCGGAATTGCTGACACCCAGAAAACCAGGCAGACCGGGAGAACCATACGGAGGGTGTCCCGTGTCAGGCGATAATCCAACGAATGGAGGGACAGCAGGATTCGCAGGTCCCTGCAGTTTTGAAACCACAGAACCGATTGAAGGCCATCCACCGGCCGGCTGATTGCGTGTGGTTCGACCTGTATAACAGATAAAGGAGTCGTGGGCACCATTGGGTGAACCATGTACAGAACGCAGGGGAATAATTTTATCAGCGATGTTTCCCAGGCGTGGCAGATGTTCGCAGATCTGAAATCCAGGAACACGGGTCTCTATTGGTCGAAACTCGCCTCGAATCTCAGCCGGAGCATCCATTTTCAGATCATACATGTCCTGGTGTGAGGGGGCACCACACATGTAAATCATGATGACTGCTTTTTGGCGTTTACTGCTGCCTGATTGCGACTCTGCCTGAAGCAACTGAGGCAGACTCATTCCGCCCAGACCCAGTGCGCCGATTTTCAGAATTTCCCGTCGTGAAATGCGATCACAGAGCTTCTTCTCTGGTCCCCAGATTGACAGCATCGGTATTCCTTTCTCAAGGACAGGCAGGAGTTTAGTGGAGCTTTTGTGGTGAGCGAATTTTGGTGTGAATCAATGATCAAGGTTCATTGATGTATTTGATTGTAACACTTCCAATCAGTGATTTCCAAGCCCAATTACTGAAAGTGTGACTGGAAGCGGGAAAAAGATTTACCGCAGTTTCTTCATATATTATCGACCGGCGATACGAAATTAGTAGTGGGGAACTGAGTGACGCCGAAAATAACGGATTGCTGAATTAACTTACCCAGCCGTTAATGTCAGGTGTTAACGCCAGTATTTATGTGCAGTGCAATAAGTTGACATCGAATAAGAGCCCCTTACGAAATTTCAGGATTCCTGCTGAGATCCGCAAAAATAATTTGAAATTTTGAACAAGGCTGCGAAAATGATTGGCAGGGCAATGAAATAACATATACAAGCTTAACGGATAGAAAGCGTTTATTTACAGAGAGATTCTGATCGTTAGAGTTCGGGAGATCGAAAGTGAATCCAACCAAATCTGAAGCGACACCCAAACATGCTCCCCCAGGGAACCAGCCCGGAGACCAGCCGCCGGGCAGAGAAAGTCAGGCAGTATTGCCTGTGCGTTCTTCCAGTTCTGATTCCCTCTCAACTCAATCGAAGTCAACTGCATTTGACCGTTGGCTGATGCGGACCATGCTGAAGCAGGCCGGGAATCCGGAAATCGAGGTCGTTCTATGGGACAAGTCGGTGATCAGCACATCCCCTGTTTCGCCCCGAACACGTGCTGTGATTCATAACCGTAGTACGCTCTATAAAATGCTGATCGACCCCAGTCTGTATTTTGGAGATGCCTATTCGGAGGGCCTGATTGAGGTGGAAGGCGGCCTGGTCAATTTTCATGAAGCGATTGATCGATGTACGCATGCCGTTGATACCAAGCACTTTTATCGAGACGGGTTACGCAGCAGTCTGGCATGGTTGAAACGCAATACGATTGATGCTGCCCGCAGCAATATCCATCATCATTACGATATAGGAAATGATTTTTATCAGCTCTGGCTGGATGAGCAACTGGCATACACCTGTGCCTACTTTGCAGATCCTGAGATGACCCTGGAAGAGGCTCAAATCGCTAAAATGGACCATGTCTGTCGCAAGGTCGGCCTCAAAACTGGTGATACTGTCGTAGAAGCAGGATGTGGCTGGGGGGCTCTGGCGCTGCATATGGCCAGGTATTATGGTGTGAAAGTGAGAGCATTTAATATTTCACGAGAACAACTCAGTTATGCCCGTGATCGAGCCCGGCAAGAAGGTCTCTCGCAGCAGGTGGAATTTGTAGAAGATGACTGGCGCAATATCACCGGGACATACGACGCCTTCGTCTCTGTTGGTATGCTGGAACACGTCGGACTGAAGAATTATCGGCGTTTGGGTGAAGTCATTTCAGGCTGCCTGAGTCCGCAGGGGCGTGGTCTGATTCATTCGATCGGCTGTAATTCGCCGCGAACGCTGGACAGTTGGACGACGCGCCGCATTTTTCCCGGCGCCCATGTACCCAGCTTAAGTGAGATGATGCAGATTTTTGAGCCTCAGAAGTTTTCTGTGCTGGATGTGGAAAACATTCGACTTCATTATGCAATGACGCTGGAGCATTGGCTGCAGCGGTATGAGCAGAATCTCGACCAGGTAAGAGAGATGTTTGATGAAAACTTCATTCGCACCTGGCGTCTCTATCTTTCTGCTTCCATTGCCGCATTTCGTTCGGGGTCATTGCAGTTGTTTCAAGTTGCCTTCACAAAGGGCGACAATCATGAAATTCCCTGGACGCGTGCCGCGCTCTATCCGGAAGAACGCAGGCAGTCCAGACGGGGTGAGCAGACGTAATGCAATCTGAAAGCTGCGATGTACTGATTGTGGGAGGGGGACCGGGAGGTTCTTCCTGCGCATGGGGGCTGCAGGATTCAGGGCTGGATGTTCTAATCCTCGATCAGGCAACCTTTCCGCGAGATAAAGTCTGCGCCGGCTGGATTACACCGGCAGTCACTGATCTGCTGAACCTGGATTTATCTGACTATCAGAAGTCTCATGTTCTGCAACCCATTACCCGCTTTCGGACCGGGATCATCGGTGGTGCTGCGGTTCAAACAGAGTTTACACAGACCGTCAGTTATGGGATTCGGCGTTGTGAATTCGATGAGTACCTTTTAAGCCGTTGTGGAGCAAGAACACGACTGGGTGAGAAATTTCAATCACTGGAACGGACGGAGAACGGTTGGCTGGTAAATGGAAGCCTGCAGGCAAAAGTGATCGTAGGTGCGGGAGGACATTTTTGTCCGGTGGCCCGCTGGTTAAATCCCGAGAAACGGTCTGAGCATTCCGTTGTGCTGGCGCAGGAGACGGAATTTCAACTGACTCCAGAACAGTTAAAGGTCTGCCGTGTACAGCCAGAGCGGCCTGAACTGTATTTCAGCCCTGATTTACGAGGCTATGCCTGGTGTTTTTTAAAAGACGGTTATCTCAATGTGGGCATAGGTCGAGAAGGAGAAAAGCAGCTTTCTGCGGCACGCGACGAGTTTATTCAGTTTCTGGATTTGGAGGGACGCGTTCCCCGGGGGATCCTGGGTAAATTTAAAGGACATGCTTACCGACTGTATGGTCTTGAGAAACGTTCAGTCGTAGACGATCGTATTTTGCTGATTGGAGATGCCGCCGGTCTGGCTTCACCTCAAAGTGGAGAAGGAATTCGGCCTGCTGTTGAGTCTGGTCTGATGGCCGCCGATGTGTTGCAGCAATGTCAGTCCAGCTATCACATACAACATTTGCAGAATTATGAGCAGAAAATCCTGGATCGGTTTGGCCCCTGGCCTGACAAACCTGTCGACAGTATTCTGCCTGCACGCATTCGTCAGTTTCTGGGCAGGCATCTGATGTCCACTCACTGGTTCACGCGAAATGTGCTGCTGGGACGCTGGTTTTTACAACAGCATCTGCCACCTCTGGTACGCAGTTGAGTTCTGCGCCCCATAATTCAGAGTTGAGAGAAATCCCGGTCAACTCAGGCGAGACCATTCGAGCTCAATCCCCTGCTTCGTGAGTGATGTCTGAAACTCCTGTAGTTTTTCTGGCGTGTTTCGAATCTCACGTGGCGTCGTCTGGCTGGCAATTGCGTGTGCACAGATCGCTCCAGCCGCTTCTCCAATCGACCACTCTACTGGATGCAGACGATAACAGCCGTTTGAGATATGTGTGGTTCCGATATTTTTGCAGCCGGGAATCAGGTTCTCGACCCGTTCCGGGATCATGGCTCCCAGGGGGATCTGGAAGGGGACGCTTCCCATGTCGATGTAATTATCACCGCCGGAACTGGGGTGCAGGTCCAGATGGTAGTAGCCGATTCCAACAGAATCAGGGAACGGTTTTGCCAGCAGTGGTTTGTGATCTTTGCCCAGAGCTTTAAGGCGTTCTGAGTGGGTCAGGTCCTGTTCTTTGATTGTGGTTTCAGCGCGGATGCGACGTGACTCCCGGATGTAAGGATATTTGGCCAGACCGTCTTCCGTGCCAGTGATGTCCCTGCGCAGGCGCAGACCTGGCCAGCCTTCTCCCCCATCAGGACGGGGGGCTTCAGTTTGTAGCCAATACAAAAGAGACAGGCTGAGTTGCTTGGCAGCCTTGAGCTGTTTCGTACGTTCGGCAGGAGAAACATCAGTGATGTTTCCCAGCATGTAATCGTTTTGAGGCCAATTAATGACAGTTATATCACTGTCATAAGAGCCCGGCGTGAAATTATTGCGGTCAATCATCCGCCGGTACAGCCAGAGGTTCAGAGAGCGAGTCTTCGGAGCGGGAGTTTCTTTTCCACAAGGAACAAACGAGAGTGCCTTCGGCTCTAATGTTCGAGGAGAAGAATATGAGAGCGATAGAATTTTACCTGACCAGGCGGGCGTCAAAGGTGGTGTATGATCTTTCCAGAAGCCGTACATCGCTGGCTTGTCTATGGTATGGTCTTCCCCTGCCAGATGGTCGATGGCGAAACAATGTGTGAATGACTGGATGTTCTGAGGATTCGCTTTCTCGGGAGCATGCGGTTCCCCCGTTTCTGCCTGGGATTCTGCGCCGAGGACATATTCAGTTTTGGTTAATGGAAGCAGGTCCCCTTCTTCGCTGGCATCAATGAAGTACCTGGCATGCAATGTGACAGGGTGTCCTGCTCCCTCAGTCTGACAGGTGACGGAAGTGATTCTATCACCCGACAGTTCGGCAGACAGCGGTTCTGTATTGAGCAGGAGCGTCAGTTGACCGCTACTGATGGCAGGAGCCAGCATCGATTGCAGAGCCGCGATTCCGACTTTTGGTTCATGGCAGACGCGGGACACCGAGCCATTGCCCGGATTCAGGTTGATTGTTTTGCGGGCTTTGCTGGTTAACGGATAGTGTTGCTTATAATACTCGCGAATCAGTGTTCGCAGTTTTGCATACGATTTGGTACGGCCAAACGACTCGATCCACTGGTGTTCGTCGGGGGGAACTGCCTGTTGAGAGATCTGCCCGCCAATCCAGTCTGTTGGTTCGGTCAGAATCACCTGAGCACCATTTCGACAGGCTGCCAGGGCAGCAGCACAGCCCCCCAGTCCTGCCCCGATGATGACAATATCAGCAGACGTCTCACGGGGTTCTGCTGCAGAACAGGAGCGTGATTCTAATGCATGCAGAAAATCGAGGCTGAAGATTCCTGTACCATAGATACCAAAGCTCTGTAAAAAACGTCGTCGATGCATATTCATGATATTCAAATTTATGAAGAAAGGGATAGCGATCAGGCAGGTTCAAAAAGACAACAGGCAATGACAGTCTGCTGTTTCCTAACTATATTAAGTATATCGTAGCTAATCTGCCAGTTGGAAGTGATAAATGGAAAGCTGAGATAGTTTGAAACGGGAATCTATTAACGTTCAACGGTCTGGAATGGTTATGAAGTATCTTCAATGTCTGATGTACCTGCTGTTGCTGCTGGGAGTGCCTCGGCTGATTCTGGCTGCGGAATATTTTCAGATACAGGTTATTGATTCTGAATCGAAACGCGGAATTCCTCTGGTCGAACTGAAAACAGTCAATCAGATATTGCACGTCACTGACAGTAATGGCATCGCTGCAATCAACGAACCAGGGTTAATGCATCAGGAGGTCTACTTCCATGTTCGCAGTCACGGATATGAGTTTCCCGCTGACGGGTTTGGATATCAAGGGAAAAAAATTCAGGTCAGTCCCGGAGGAAAAGCCATTCTGAAAATGAAACGGGTTAACCTCGCAGAACGATTGTACCGACTGACAGGAGAAGGCATTTATCGTGACAGTCTTCTGACTGATGCTGACATTCCCATCGCGCAGCCTGTATTGAATGGTAAAGTGCTTGGTTCCGACAGTGTCGTGAATGTAAAGTTCAAAAATCGTGTGTACTGGTTCTGGGGAGATACGATTTTCCCCGGCTATCCATTAGGAAACTTTTCTGTACCAGGTGCTGTTTCTGATTTGCCCGGTCAGGGAGGACTGCCGATTCAACAAGGCGTCAATCTGAATTATTTTCTGGATCAGAACGGTTTCGCTAAGAAAACGTGTGATATGCCTGGTCCCGGACCCACCTGGATTGATGGACTGGTAGTGGTACGTGACGATCAGGGAAACGAACGAATGTTTGCGAAATACGTCAAAATCAAAGGGCTGTTGACCGCCTATGAACGGGGGCTGGTCGAATTCAATGATCAGCAGAAAGTCTTTGAAAAGCGAAAGGTATTTGATTTCGATGCCCCGCTCTATCCGGTAGGACATCCGGTGAAATATGAAATGTCAGGTCATGACTATATTCTGTTTGGACTGGCAGTCCCGCTGATTCGTGTACCGGCGAATCCGGATGCGCTGGCTGACTTGAAACAATATGAGACTTATTCCTACCTGATGCCGGGATCAGAAGCCGAAAACTGGAAAGTCGACCGGGATGAATCGGGAGCGTTACGCTATCAGTGGCGGAAGAATGTGACTCCCTTAACCAGTGAGTTGGAGGAAAAACTGATCCAGCAGAAGAAGCTGTCAAAACAGGAACAATACTTTCAGCTGCGTGATATCGAAACCAAAGAGAGAATCGAGATCCAGAACAGTTCGGTCGCCTGGAATGAGTTTCGTGGCAAATGGACGATGATCGGGCTACAGAAATTCGGGACTTCCGTTTTGGGCGAAATCTGGTACTCCGAAGCGGCGAGTCCGTTGGGGCCGTGGAAATGGGGACGGAAGATTGTCACGCATGACAAATACAGCTTTTATAATCCGAAACAACATCCCCTGTTTGCCCGAGAGAAAGGCCGCCTGATTTATTTTGAAGGCACTTACACCGCTCTGTTCTCAGGAAACGAAGTCAAGACCCCACGCTATGATTACAACCAGATTATGTATCAGCTGGACTTGTCAGATCCACGACTGGCGGCAGAACTGTTTGAGAAATGAAATTACTGTCGGGAAATAAAATCACAGAGACGAAATCGGGGAACTTCGTCTCTGTGTTCTGGTTGCATTCAGAGCCGGGCTCATGAATCTTTATTCAACAGTTTGTCCATCAGGAATTCGTCTGAAGTTGCATATTTTTTCGACTTGGAAACTCCACGAATCAACAGGTGGCACTCGGTTCCGACTTTGTCGGCTTTCTCTTTCATTTTGACGCCATACACGGGGTGATGAATTCCGTGTCCTGCATTTTCAGAAGGCAGCTTCATATTATTGTTGTAGGTCATCAACAATGGAGGATCATCGGCGGTCAGGTGATTGTAGGGTGAGAATTCCTTGTAGAGCGCTTCGTGCTGTTTGTAATTCTCCATCACTTCATCCATGCTTTTTCCGCCGACCGATTTATAGATCATCGCATGTTTGAGTACATTCGGACCCAGCCAGGGTTCAATGACTTTCGGATCAATCGAAGTCTGCCCGGCTGCCACGGCTGCGGCTGTGACACGGGTTGATTCCCGCAGGACAGGATCTTTGGCTTCGGGATCTGCCAGATCATCATGATATAAAAGCCACATGGAAGTGCAGGCACCGGCACTGCCGCCGGTTAAAGCGATACGTTCTTTATCAATGTTCCATTCACCGGCTTTGGAACGAATGAACTGAATGGCGCGAGCGGCATCGTGTACGGGAGCGGGAAGTGGTGCTTCTCCCGTCAGTCGGTAATTAATGGAAGCAAAGGAAATCCCTTTGTCAAGAAAAGGCTGGATGTTGCGAACACGATCTTTGTCGCCGCCGATCCAGCCACCGCCATGAATATAAACCAGCAGCGGGCGTGGTCCGTCTCCTTCGGCCTGCCAGAAATCAAGCTTGTTCATCTTGGAAGGACCGTAAGAAACGTCAGCTTGTGTCGGCGGAGGGTTCTTGGGTTTATCCGCTGCGAGAGCCATAGAAGAGGTTAAGGTGAAAATGATAATCAAAGGAAATAAGGGACGCTGCATAAAATTGTATCCTTTAAAATACTTACATTTCTAGAATGACTGAATCGGATTCTACCAGATAGCACAGCTCAACATAGATCGCTGAAAGTGATTTTGCTGCGGTCAATGAGACCTCGGTTTAATTCTCTATTCTGAGGAGTTTTATTACATGGATCAACAGGTTATGATGCGATCTTAATTATTTAGGAAGAATATTGACTACGTTCATTATAAATATGAGTGGAGCGAATGGATATGAAAAGTCTGAGTTGTCTGGGAATGGTGAGTTGCATTTTGATCGCTGTCGTTCAGGGAGCATTGGCGGAGTCGAGTTCCGAAGGTCCCCGAGAGCTCTGGAAGCAGATTGCACCTTACTTTGAACCCGCGGAAGAATTCAAAGGTGATCTGGGCAATTATCAAAGCCCCTTGAAATTCTATGATGGTCGTCCCGTGAAGACACCAGAAGACTGGCAGGCACGCCGACAGGAAATTCTGAAGACCTGGCATCAGAAAATGGGCGCTTGGCCTCCGGTCAATGAGCACCCTGAGGTTGAATATCTGAAAGAGGAAAGACGGGGAGATCTTACTCAATACACGGTGCGTTTTAATATTGCACCCGGGCACCCTAATACCGGCTATCTGTTGATTCCGGAAGGGGCAAAACCGGATCACAGCAGGCCCGCCGTTCTGGTCGTTTATTATGAACCGGAGACAGGGGTCGGCTTGAAGGGAGAGAATCGGGACTTCGCGTTACAATTGGCGAAAAGGGGATTCGTGACTTTTTCTATCGGTCATGATTACTCACTCTATTACCCCAATCGGGAACAGGCAGAAATTCAGCCTCTTTCAGCGCTGGCTTATGGAGCTGCGAATGCTTTCCATGTCCTCGCCAATCGAAAAGAAGTGGATTCCAAGCGGATCGGAATTGTCGGCCATTCCTATGGTGGTAAATGGGCGATGTTCGCTTCCTGTCTGTACGACAAATTTGCGTGTGCCGCCTGGTCGGATGGAGGAATCGTGTTTGACGAAAGCCGTCCCAGTGTCAATTACTGGGAACCCTGGTATCTGGGTTATGAAGGCCCTGATTTTCGCAAACGCGGTTTACCGACCAAAGAGAATCCCCGCACCGGTTTGTATAAAGAACTCATCAAAGAAGGTCATGATCTGCATGAGCTGCATGCTTTGATGGCACCTCGCCCCTTCCTGGTTTCGGGAGGGGCTGAAGATCAGCCAAAACAGTGGCGGGCCTTGAACCACACAATTGCCGTGAATCGTTTTCTGGGTTACGAAAACCGCGTGGCGATGACCAACCGCGAAAAACATGCTCCTGATCCTCAGTCGAACGAGCAGATGTACCAGTTCTTTGAATACTGGCTCATGCCGAATCAGGCAGGAAAGAAATAAACAGACTGCTCTTTTCAGTTTTACACTATGTTATGCCGCATATAATTGCGTCTCGGGAGACCGTGCATCTTAATGTTGTTAAGTAAAGTGCAAGGTTAATTTGTGTCAAAAAAACTGCCCCTGATAAAAAATAATCAGAACAGGACGCATGTTACCTCACCAAAGGCGGTTACTTATGAAGGGGAATGGCACTTCCTTATTTTAAGAAAAAATATATCAGAACCGCAGTTTCTGTCCGGTGTTAAATCTATCGCCAGGAGTTAGTGTTTGCTTTTACACGTAGTCTTATTTAAAATTGAGCTTGGAGTATTTCGTCCTGTTCCCCGCCTGAATCGTTCTTGCCCTCACTCACGCCTTTAACTTATTCCTGCTTGAGTTGTCATCAGAGTTGTATTGCGCATGATTTACAACCTGAATCTATACTTGTTTCGTTATCATTTTTGGAGATCATTTGAATGATAGACAGCGCTCGGTCTACTCGGCGTGGTTTCACGCTGATTGAATTATTAGTCGTTATCGCAATTATTGCGATTTTAATCGCACTCCTGTTACCTGCCGTCCAGCAGGCCCGTGAAGCCGCACGTCGATCAACGTGTAAAAACAATCTGAAACAGATTGGTCTGGCATTGCACAATTACCATGAAACTCACTCCTGCTTTCCTCCCGGGGGAATTGGCTGGACCTTCACCGCGTCCTCTTTCGATAACCCGCAGTTGAACAGCATGGGGCCAATGGTCATGATATTGCCTTTCATGGATATGGCTAATATTTATAACCAATTTGATTTCAGCTTGAGTTATGCCAACCCCGCAAATGTTGGATTGGCAGCGAATATTATTCCGACTTACCTCTGTCCTTCTTACTCGGGTGAAACGGTTATTTCAGAACATGGTTACCGGGGCTGGAATACCAGTACCAAAAAAGCCATCACAAATTATCTGGGAGTGGCCGGTTATGCATCGACTGGTGCCCAGGTGGGAATCAGAAACAGTACCAGTCTGCCGGCAAATCAACGAGGTATCTTCTGGCCGAACAGCAATACCCGCATGCGAGACATTACCGATGGATCTTCCAATACATTCATCTTTGGTGAATTCAAGCCTTCGATTATGTCGGATGTGGGTTGGGGATCGAATGGTGCATGTTATGATAATCGCTGCAGCCCGTGGGTACGTGGAATTACCCTGGAAGGTAGTGGCGCTGTGAAAGTCATGCGTTACGGGCCAAATCAGGTGTTTCC is from Gimesia maris and encodes:
- a CDS encoding DUF1559 domain-containing protein, which produces MIDSARSTRRGFTLIELLVVIAIIAILIALLLPAVQQAREAARRSTCKNNLKQIGLALHNYHETHSCFPPGGIGWTFTASSFDNPQLNSMGPMVMILPFMDMANIYNQFDFSLSYANPANVGLAANIIPTYLCPSYSGETVISEHGYRGWNTSTKKAITNYLGVAGYASTGAQVGIRNSTSLPANQRGIFWPNSNTRMRDITDGSSNTFIFGEFKPSIMSDVGWGSNGACYDNRCSPWVRGITLEGSGAVKVMRYGPNQVFPKTAYINDWTVVPFSSQHVGGVHMLNADGGVVFVSENIDINNWRYRGSMADGQVLGE
- a CDS encoding prolyl oligopeptidase family serine peptidase; this encodes MKSLSCLGMVSCILIAVVQGALAESSSEGPRELWKQIAPYFEPAEEFKGDLGNYQSPLKFYDGRPVKTPEDWQARRQEILKTWHQKMGAWPPVNEHPEVEYLKEERRGDLTQYTVRFNIAPGHPNTGYLLIPEGAKPDHSRPAVLVVYYEPETGVGLKGENRDFALQLAKRGFVTFSIGHDYSLYYPNREQAEIQPLSALAYGAANAFHVLANRKEVDSKRIGIVGHSYGGKWAMFASCLYDKFACAAWSDGGIVFDESRPSVNYWEPWYLGYEGPDFRKRGLPTKENPRTGLYKELIKEGHDLHELHALMAPRPFLVSGGAEDQPKQWRALNHTIAVNRFLGYENRVAMTNREKHAPDPQSNEQMYQFFEYWLMPNQAGKK
- a CDS encoding alpha/beta hydrolase, translated to MQRPLFPLIIIFTLTSSMALAADKPKNPPPTQADVSYGPSKMNKLDFWQAEGDGPRPLLVYIHGGGWIGGDKDRVRNIQPFLDKGISFASINYRLTGEAPLPAPVHDAARAIQFIRSKAGEWNIDKERIALTGGSAGACTSMWLLYHDDLADPEAKDPVLRESTRVTAAAVAAGQTSIDPKVIEPWLGPNVLKHAMIYKSVGGKSMDEVMENYKQHEALYKEFSPYNHLTADDPPLLMTYNNNMKLPSENAGHGIHHPVYGVKMKEKADKVGTECHLLIRGVSKSKKYATSDEFLMDKLLNKDS